One Variibacter gotjawalensis genomic window, ATGATGTGCGAAGCGCCCTCCTGCTTCGCCAGTTTACCCAGAAGCGCGTAGCGCGCCTCTCGGGACTTCGCCTCGATCCCAGTCTTCGGCTTCGCGCCGCGCCATGTGAGCATGCGATGCGGCACGCGCAACGACTTAGCGAGCGCCGCGACGGACTTCGCCTCGCGCTTGGCTTCCACGCGCAAGCCGTGATCGACGGTTGCGGCGATAAACTCGACTGGGGATTTGGTTGCGTCGCGCCACTGCGCCGCGAGCCATAGCAGGGCCATAGAGTCGGCGCCGCCCGAGATGGCGAGAATGACGCGTCCGCGTTTCGGGAGCGCCGCGAACAGCGCGGCGAGGTCGCGCTCTACGAGCACTGAACGCGGGTACGTTCGCGCTCGACTGTCTGCTTCACGCCCGCGCTGGCGTTCGGATATTTGCGATTGACCTCACCGAGTGTCGCACACGCCGCATCCTTCTCGCCGAGCGCGGCGAGCGACTGACCGAGGCGCATCAGCGCGTCCGGCGCGCGGCCGATCTTGTTGTACTTCGTCGTCACGGTGAGGAACGACTCGGCTGCATCGCGGTAATTCTGCCGCTGGTAGAGGCTCTCGCCGAGCTGATAATGCGCATCGCCCGAGAGGCGATCGCTCGGATACTTCTTCAAGAAATCACGCAGCGAGGATTCCGCCTGCGCATATTCGCGGCGCTGCATCTGCGCTTGCGCATTCGCGAATTGATCGCGCGGCGTGTCCGTCGCCGGCGCAGAAACCGGCTGCGCACCGGTGCTGTTCGGGCTGCGCGTCGGCGGTGCCGGCAGCGGACCGGCAATTGTGCGAGCTTCACGGACGGGCTGAGCAACCGGCGCAGGCTCGCCCGGCTGATTGCCGATGGCGAGCGGCTCACCGCGCTCACGGCCGCCGCGCGGGCCGACCGGCTCTGCGCTTGCGACCGGTGCGGGTGCGCGCGATTCCGGCGAGCCGAGCGGCTTCGGCACGCCCGGCGCATTCGGATCGGCATCCGGATCGAAGGTATCGTTGCGGCCACGGCCGCCCGCGACGCTGCCGGTGGACGGGACGTTGGACGAATGCTGACGCAGCGGCGGCGCCGGCGAGCCCGGCTCATCCGGCGGCGGCAATTGGCTGC contains:
- the ybgF gene encoding tol-pal system protein YbgF — translated: MMKRIALPLIALMLTASAAFAQYQDDPRYQQRSGGGFFDNLFGGSERMRGGENQRQPAGQPQQQQRRYEQGRYNEQGADDGELAVQVDKLRAKVRQLTGQVEELEYRNRQLEEQLQARGGSAPPRAEAPSAPRNVQSGSQLPPPDEPGSPAPPLRQHSSNVPSTGSVAGGRGRNDTFDPDADPNAPGVPKPLGSPESRAPAPVASAEPVGPRGGRERGEPLAIGNQPGEPAPVAQPVREARTIAGPLPAPPTRSPNSTGAQPVSAPATDTPRDQFANAQAQMQRREYAQAESSLRDFLKKYPSDRLSGDAHYQLGESLYQRQNYRDAAESFLTVTTKYNKIGRAPDALMRLGQSLAALGEKDAACATLGEVNRKYPNASAGVKQTVERERTRVQCS